The sequence ATCGCCGGCCTGCCCCTGGCGGTGGCCACGCTGCTGCAGTACCTCCATCCCACCTTCACGGCGGTGCTGGCCTGGCCGCTGCTGGGCGAACAGCCCGGCTGGCGGGTGGGAGGGGCTGTGCTGCTGGGCCTGCTCGGGGTGGGGGTGCTCACCATCCCGGCCGGTGATGGGCTGGCGGCCCTCTCCGACCAGCTGCCCACGCTGCCCCTGCTGCTGGCCCTGGCCGGAGCCCTGCTCTCGGCCCTGGCCTACGTGAGCGTGCGGGCCCTGCGCCGCAGTGAGCATCCCCTGGTGGTGGTGTTCTACTTCCCGCTGATGGCCCTGCCGATCAGCCTGCCCCTGGTGCTGCTGGATCCGGTGCAGCCCACGGCCGTGGAGTTCGCCTGGCTGCTGGGGGTGGGCCTGTTCACCCAGCTGGGGCAGCTGGGCCTCACCTATGGGCTGATGGGCATGGCCGCGGGCCGGGCCACGGCGATGAGCTACGTGCAGGTGCCCCTGGCGGCGCTGTGGGGCGTGTTCTGGTTCCAGGAGACGCTCGCTCCCTCCCTGCTGCTGGCCGCCGCCCTGGTGCTGGGTGCGACCCTGCTCAGCATCCGGGCGGGCTGAGGATGACCACCAGAACAGAGCTGGGCATCGGGGAGGACGTGCTGGCGGGCACCTGTGCCATCGCCATCGGCATCGGCCTGGCCCGTTTCGACTTCTCGATCCTGGCCAAGCAGATGGCCACCGCCGGCTGGATCGACACAGCCTCGATCGGCGACCTCTCCGGCGGCAATCTGATCGGCTGTTTTCACCAGTCGCGGCTGCGCCGGCACCAGCATGTGCTTGGCGTGATTGCCCTGGCCCTGGTGCTGACCGTGGTCTCGATGCTGGCCGAGGGGTTCTGGAGCAGCACCGGCTCCCAGGCCGTCTGGCGGTTTGTGGGGGGCTGGGCGGCGGCCCAGCTGATGACCGGGGTGCCGAGCCTGGCGTTGCGGCGGGTGCCGGCCAGGCAACTGCGCCTGAGCACGGCCATCGTGATGGGAGGAGCGGGCCTGGGTGGCCTGCTGGGGGCCCTGGCGGTGGGGCTGTTCGCCCCCTCCTCGCCCCGGCTTGCCTGGATCCTGCTGGCCGGCCTCAGCCTGCTGCTCTCCCTGCCGATCGTGGCCCTGC is a genomic window of Cyanobium sp. NS01 containing:
- a CDS encoding DMT family transporter; translation: MDRPHSAGHHHNWAPLWMLASALAFSLMGVCVKALGGRLPVSEVVLARAVVSVLISWWLLGRAGIDPWGNRRGLLMGRGLLGTAGLYCIYQAIAGLPLAVATLLQYLHPTFTAVLAWPLLGEQPGWRVGGAVLLGLLGVGVLTIPAGDGLAALSDQLPTLPLLLALAGALLSALAYVSVRALRRSEHPLVVVFYFPLMALPISLPLVLLDPVQPTAVEFAWLLGVGLFTQLGQLGLTYGLMGMAAGRATAMSYVQVPLAALWGVFWFQETLAPSLLLAAALVLGATLLSIRAG